AGAACCCTTTTGGGTGGAGCAGTTTTCCAATCAAGTCTGGTGGTTTTCCCAACCCCTTTGCTGGTTCACCGCTCCAACCAACTTTTAAGAAGGGCGTGGGGTCAAGTCTGCTCTTGACTCTTAGTGACCCTGGGACATGGCACATTTAGGCTGGTTTTGATAAGGATATTCCTCCGCCGACTTGAGAGTGATTTTTTCGACAAAAAAAACGGCTAGCAAATATACAAAAATCTGCTAACCGTTTGAAATTATTTTTTTAACGCAAAGGCGATTTGACTTCCCGGGTATTCTAATTGAAAAGCTTCTTCTTCAAAGCAACCCCAGCCAAACCGATAAGGCCGATGCCTATCAACAGCATTGACGCAGGCTCCGGAATTACATTGTCAAGATTCGGCCTGGTTGTTGTTGTCAAGCCGGCTATAAAACCTTCATCAAGTGGGAACCATGTGGTGAGTTCCAATCCTTCGATCAACTGGTTTCGGAAGTCCTCCGGCAGGGGCGTCACCGCCGTGGTCGTCGTGTACGTAGTGGTCGTAGTAACCCCCTGGTCGGGCACGGTGAACATAAACTCACCGTTCGATATCGCCCAGCCTATTGCCTCGCCTATGGTAGTAGTCATGGGAAAATTTGCAGGCAGAGTGGTGGTGATGTACGAAGTGGCAGTGGATCCGGATGGTAATGTGGATGTAAATGTCGCCCCTTCCATAAGGTCGTCCCAACCTCCTGCAGGGAGCGTTGTGGTGACGGTTCCCTGATCGTCCGGCAAAACAGTCAAAAACTCTGTAAAGTTATCGGTAGAAATCGCCCCGGCCAAGGTGGCCGTGAAGAAGAGGAACGCGGCCACGCAAAAGATGGAAAGTTTTTTCATGATTTTCCTCCCTTCGCTAAGAGCTTTCTATCTATTTACTCTCCTTCCTCACCTAAACACATAGAGCTGGTCAGCCTTGTCCGAATTAGGTTTTTCAACTTTGGCTTTGATCGTTGAGTGAATGCCGGAATGATTTATTTTACCCTAACGTTGCAAAAGTCGAGGATGCTGCAGATCCAAGGCATCGAGGGTGAAGCCGTAGTAGTCTACCGCGAACCTTCGATAACGCAGGAGATGCGGTATCCTCGGCTTTCCCGAAGGGTAAAAAACATGGCATATTTTTCTCTATCCCAGGAATGCACCATTTGTTTCATCTAGAAAGGATGCCGACTCTTCCCAACCGTCCTGCTGTTATTGCTTTTTGAAAATCCTTTTCATGTTTTTTATGCAATGTTGGGGTTTATCTTCTCTAGCATGTGCCGCACCTGATGACTGCAGAAATGTCTATGGTCCCTTAAATTAGCAATGATCCGATCCCATTGGCATTGGTCGCCCCGAATAATGTCCCCAGCAGAATCTCATCCGGACACATCGCCTTTCCCTGAACCTCCTCCTCAACAATGCACACCCCTCACTCCAATTCCTAAAAAGAGCATGCTTGTGTTTTCCCTAATCAGTGAAGATGAGGTTACCTATAGATCCTAAAGCAAAATTCATGCTGGATGAGCAATCGACCCACGCCCAATAATTTCAGGGGCTTAGCGGTCTCCCAAGAGGAGTCAGAAGGAAAATGAGAAATTGTTTGCCATCGGACAGGGTAAAACATTTCTAATTATTGGCAAAAATTTACACATCAAGACCCCCTCCCTCACCCTTCAAATGGGCTCTGGGTGGCTAAGTAATTCGCAACAGCAGGCCCCTCTATCCCGAAGGGGATGAAAACACAAAGAATTAGGAGGAAACTTTATGAAAAAGCTATGTAACTACTCAGCCAGATAGGCTGTAGGCATTTAGGCTGTGAGGTTTCGCAGCAAGGGAACATGCGTAATCGTAGGAAACTGAGAGCACTACCCGCTTGGCCTGTCAAAGCGCCTGGGGTATTCTTATGAACGTGAAATTTCTAGCTGTGAATCAAAAATTTTGGAAGCCGAGAAGGTTTAGGGCGCCCTGCTTCGATCCATGCGCGGATAGCGAAGGGTTCGAAAACTAATAGCCTTTAGCCTACAGCCTAACCAACCTGAATAGTTACAAAGTTATTATAGAAGCGCATGGTTTTTCGAAGACCGCATGAATGAATCTTTCTCTGCAATCCTATACCTTGTAAGCGTATACAAGTACCGTATTCCATCGCGCCACCTTATTTTCTTCCCCTCATTGTACGAACGAGGGGAATAGCTCACAGGCACCTCAATGATGTGATATCCAAGTCTCAGAAGCTTTGCCGTGATTTCCGGCTCGTACTCAAATCCGGTAGCCTCCAGTTTTATTTTCTTAATGATTTCTGTCCTGATGAGCTTGTAGCACGTCGCCATGTCCGTTAATCTGGACCGGAAAAGCAGATTGGTATACAGGGTCAATACCCTGTTGACCAGCAGTGTCAACCAGGGGATACCGCGCATCTTATTATCCGCCAATTTAAATCTTGATCCATACACTATCTGGGCATTTTCTTCCCTCATGCGTTTTGACATCTCTATGATGTCGGTAGGATCAAGCTCCAGATCCGCATCTTGAACAATAAAACAATCTCCCTCTATGTGTTCCAGTCCGCGCCTGATCGCCACCCCTTTCCCACGATTCTCGGGTAAACGGATGACCTTGAAAGCGTTGCCTTTTCTCAAGGCCTCTACTATTTTGCCTGTTCCGTCTGTTGATCCGTCGTTTACCAGGACGACCTCTGTTTCAAAGGGAAACTCAAGGCCTTTCAATTTATCTAGGACCAAGGCCACGGTCTTCTCTTCATTATAGACTGGAATAATAATTGAGAGCTTCATGGTCTCTAGTATCGTTCTTTGTAGTAGGGAGCCAGTATCGCAACCCCATGGGGGAAGTTGAATACAGCTATCAAATGATCAAAATAAAACTTTATAAAATGCCTCGGATCATTCGGGCTGAAGACGGCGGGCCCTTCGATGAGCCTTTGGGCAATCGGGAATTTGCTGAGTGTAAAGATTGGCGTGGGGGTCACGGGCAAGGGGCGATGACTCAAGATGTAGGCTGCGACCATGTAATGCCACAATGCCTCTTCGATTTCCTTCTTTCTTGCAAGGGACATGGCGTAATTATTGTGGGCTCGCCAAGAAAGGGGCTCAACACCTACAGCATACTCAAAAAGGGTGATATTGTCTCTCCATTGCTTTCCTACATGCCAGCTTTGCAGAAGAAAAAGGCCTGCCACCAGCGTGAACCCGATCCAGCGGTAAACGGGCCTTTTGAGGATGACAAACAAAAGGGCGGCGGTTATTGCGGAGCCGGCAATCGATGAGGAGTACAGCAATCTCTCTGCAAATTCCGTATTCACACACACGACGAGACTGGATTGTATAAACGCAGGCCCGACGAGCAGCGCTATTCCGGAAATCCAGGCGATGTTATGGGTTTCGACAGCCCTCAAAAAAAAGGCACAGCAAAGGATGAGAAGCAGTACGGCAAGTAAGGAATACGGCAGCAAAGTGGAGAGGCTCAAATCAACCGCAGCATAGTCATGGCTGGGGGTTAGCCCAACAGGGATGAAACACATACTGATCGACCGGCCAATGATATAAAGTCCGTGCAGGGTTCTCTCAAAACCCGTTGCGCAATATGCCAGGTTGTTGATCGGAT
This portion of the Deltaproteobacteria bacterium genome encodes:
- a CDS encoding PEP-CTERM sorting domain-containing protein — protein: MKKLSIFCVAAFLFFTATLAGAISTDNFTEFLTVLPDDQGTVTTTLPAGGWDDLMEGATFTSTLPSGSTATSYITTTLPANFPMTTTIGEAIGWAISNGEFMFTVPDQGVTTTTTYTTTTAVTPLPEDFRNQLIEGLELTTWFPLDEGFIAGLTTTTRPNLDNVIPEPASMLLIGIGLIGLAGVALKKKLFN
- a CDS encoding glycosyltransferase family 2 protein; this translates as MKLSIIIPVYNEEKTVALVLDKLKGLEFPFETEVVLVNDGSTDGTGKIVEALRKGNAFKVIRLPENRGKGVAIRRGLEHIEGDCFIVQDADLELDPTDIIEMSKRMREENAQIVYGSRFKLADNKMRGIPWLTLLVNRVLTLYTNLLFRSRLTDMATCYKLIRTEIIKKIKLEATGFEYEPEITAKLLRLGYHIIEVPVSYSPRSYNEGKKIRWRDGIRYLYTLTRYRIAEKDSFMRSSKNHALL
- a CDS encoding glycosyltransferase family 39 protein, with amino-acid sequence MKQLQKSLSSLYLPVLVKTMFWLFPALLSVLVGLVVIDAGFVSDDSIAISNNPIVTQGLSLGEALQRDFCGTPLSQPSRVLVWRPLLPIAWKYIWKLGDGSAVPFRVATLVLHLLTTMTVLAVGKKLLSNKSILFMTGILFSVHPIHSEVLGSLVSQADIVSTMLGMVGIWIALAHVRRWRQSILLVIVLGLACLAKETAVIFCGIIIVIAWVQGQTTWGERLAKSFPALLIGVAIIVFQILIERGGRNPINNLAYCATGFERTLHGLYIIGRSISMCFIPVGLTPSHDYAAVDLSLSTLLPYSLLAVLLLILCCAFFLRAVETHNIAWISGIALLVGPAFIQSSLVVCVNTEFAERLLYSSSIAGSAITAALLFVILKRPVYRWIGFTLVAGLFLLQSWHVGKQWRDNITLFEYAVGVEPLSWRAHNNYAMSLARKKEIEEALWHYMVAAYILSHRPLPVTPTPIFTLSKFPIAQRLIEGPAVFSPNDPRHFIKFYFDHLIAVFNFPHGVAILAPYYKERY